From the genome of Trueperaceae bacterium:
CCGTGGCGCACGGCATTTCCGTCGCATCGCTCGCCGTCACGATTCCGACCTTTGGTACCCTCGGGGCCGCATGCAGCGTCGCTTCGGGGTCGGTCCTCATCGCGCTCGTCGGGCGCGCGTACGCCCTGCGGACGATGGGCGTCGACCCCACGGTCCTCGGCATCCTCGCGCGTGGCCGGGCGTAGCGCGCCGCCGCGGGCGGCGTCTCGCGTGACGGCGCTCCCGGCCGCGGCGGATCGGGCCTGACGTGCGGACGCTTCGCAAGAGCATCTACCGCCTCGAGCGGGCCGACGCGCGGTGGGCGCGATGGCTGCTGGCACTCGTCCTATGGGGGTACCGCGGCGTGGACCGCCTCGTTCTGCGCCGCGCGACGCGCATGGACCTGGCGTCGGAGAAGGTGGTGTCCCACGACCAGCGGTTCCTGTGCGTCGTGGTGCCCAAGAGCGGATCCCGGACCCTCATCGCGGGGCTCGACGCCGCCGCGCGGTTGCGCGGGTTCGACCTGACCCTCGACGAACGGTCGATCGAGGCGTTCCTGCACGGGTACGAGGGATACACGACGTTCGCGGTGGTGCGGGACCCGTGGTCGCGGATCTACTCCTGTTACAAGCAGAAGCTCGCGCAGGCGACGCCCATCACGAAGGCACGAACCCTGCACGGGCGACGGGGCTTGCATGCCTCGATGTCGTTCGACGCGTTCGTTCGCTGGTTGGCGACGCACGACGGTCGCGACGACGTCGCCGACCGCCACTGGATGTCGCAAACCAAGATCCTCGGGATGGACCGCGGCATGACCTACGACTTCATCGGGCGTCTGGACGCGTTCGACGAGGCGCTCGAGGCGATCGCCGAGCGCATCGGGATCCCGACGCACGTCTTCGCTCACGAGCTCCGCACCGCCCGACCGGACGAATACCTCGCGCACTACACGCCCGCGTTGGTTCGCATCGTGGCCGAACGCTACGCCGACGACGTCGAACGCTTCGGGTTCGTCCCCCCGGACCTGCCCTCCCCCCCCGACTGAGGGGATGGCGTTCGGTACCGAGGTGCGTTCCGGAAGCGCACTCCGGAGGCAAGTTCCGGAGACGCGTCCCGGGGGTCACCGAGGTCGTCCGGCGCGCACGTCCAGCGCGCACGTCCGTCGGGCTCGGTACGGCGCGTCCTACGGGGCGGACGGGTCGTCGACGGTCGGGCGTGCCCTCCCTAGGGAGAGGGCCCCCAGCGCGGCGAACGTGGGGACGAACGATCCGGTGTAGAAGAACGTGAGGTCGATGGTGTTGAGCGTCGCGAGGGTCGCGATCAGCGCGAGCGTCGAGCTCGGGTGCCGGCGCGCCGCCGCGACCGTCGGGGGTACGAGGAGGAGGGCCCACGCCACCAGACCGAGCGCGCCCTCGGCGGCGAACCGCTCGAGGAGGAGGTTGTGCGCGTGCGTGAGGTGGGTGACGTCGACGGCGCCCTCGGCGGTGGCGAGGGCGCGCCGGACGCCGTCGCGCCCCACCCCGACCCATGGCGACCCCCGTCCCTGCGCCAGGGCGATGCGGGCCACGGCGACGCGGCGGGGATCGCCGGCGAGGAGGGCGCCGACGGTAAACCGCTCCAGGAGGGGGCGCGGGAGGAGGGTGGCGCCTTTGGGAACGTACGCGCTGGCGTTCGAGCCACGCTCGAGTTGGGGGGCGGCCACCCGCAGGTCGATGCGTGAGGTCGTGTGGGGAGCGAGCATGCGGAACTGAACGTACGTCGTCCCGTCGCCGATTCCGGGTGGCGTGACGCAGCGGCTCCACGTCGTCTCGACGGCGCAGGAGACGCGGGAGAGGTTCGTGGTGAGGTCCACTCGGGTCGGAGCGTCGGCGCGAACGTAGACCGAGGCGACGTACGCGGCCCCCGCCTCGGATCGCCCCAAGCGCCCGTGGAGGAGCACGAGGCGGTCGTCGGCCAAGCGGCCCGAAATGCGTGTCGCGTCGTCGGGCACGCCGTCCCGCTCCCCATCGCCCGGCGTGAAGCGCACGGCGGCGTCCGGGGAGGTGCGCCACGGCGTTCGGGTGACGTCGCCACTCTGGTGGAGGAGGTTGCGCGCGGTGCGTTCCTGATGAAGGACGAGGTGAAGTCCACCCCACGCAGCGGCCACGATCAGCGCCCCAGCGACGAGGCTGCGGCGGACGACGGTGGCGTCGCGACGCCACCACGCGATGAGGCCCGAGCCGATCAGGAAGGCGGCGACGCCCGTCCGCGAGCCCGTGAGGACGAGGGCGCCGACGACCAGAACGGCGACGCTCACGTCGACCGCGACCGCGGACACGGCTGCGCGCCGCGTCCGCGGCGCGTACGGGACGCGGGGGGCGCGCAGCGCGAGCGACGCGACGCCGGCGACGGCGAGCGACGCCGCCAGGAGGTTCGGGTGGCCGGTGCCGACGTCGGTGCGCTGGGGCGGCGCACCCGTGGCCGCGGCCACGAACGCCGTCCCGATCGTCGCGAGGGCCAGCGCGGTGGTCCACGCCGGAAGGAGCCGAGGGAGGGCGGTGCGGGCGACGCGGGTGCGGCCGGCACGCCAGGACACCATCGCCAGCCCGACGGTCGCGGCGTACCACGCCGACGACCCGGGTTCGTCGTGCACCCACCCGATGAGCGCCAGTGCCACCGCGCTGCACGCGGCAAGACCGACGACGAGCGGTCCGGCGGCCACCGGGCGCAGCGAGGCGGCGCGCGACATCAGGACCGACGAGGGTCGGTGCGTGCGAGCCCGTTCAGGTACGCCCCGTACGCACTGGATCCGTAGCGCTCCGCAAGGCGGGCGAGGGCCGCGTCGTCGATCCAGCCGTTGCGCCAGGCGACCTCCTCGGGGGCGGCGATCTGGATGCCTTGGCGGGCCTCGAGGGTCTGGACGAAGGTGGCGGCCTGCAGCAGGGCGTCGGGGGTGCCGGTGTCGAGCCAGGCGGTGCCGCGCCCGAGGGTCTCGACGTGAAGGTCGCCGCGCCTTAGGTAGTGGCGGTTGAGGTCGGTGATCTCGAGTTCGCCGCGGGGGGAGGGGGTGAGGGTCTTGGCGACGTCGACGACGTCGGCGTCGTAGAAGTACAGGCCGGTGACGGCGTAGCGGCTCGTGGGGTGCCGGGGTTTCTCCTCGAGGCTCGTCGCGACGCCGTCCTCCCCGAAGTGGACGACGCCGTAGCGTTCCGGGTCGTGCACCCGGTACGCGAAGATGCGCGCGCCCCGCTCGAGGGTGGCGGCG
Proteins encoded in this window:
- a CDS encoding sulfotransferase family 2 domain-containing protein, translating into MRTLRKSIYRLERADARWARWLLALVLWGYRGVDRLVLRRATRMDLASEKVVSHDQRFLCVVVPKSGSRTLIAGLDAAARLRGFDLTLDERSIEAFLHGYEGYTTFAVVRDPWSRIYSCYKQKLAQATPITKARTLHGRRGLHASMSFDAFVRWLATHDGRDDVADRHWMSQTKILGMDRGMTYDFIGRLDAFDEALEAIAERIGIPTHVFAHELRTARPDEYLAHYTPALVRIVAERYADDVERFGFVPPDLPSPPD
- the rfbA gene encoding glucose-1-phosphate thymidylyltransferase RfbA is translated as SKQLLPVYDKPMIYYPLTTLMLAGLREILIITTPNDRSSFRTLLGDGSQWGIDLHYAVQPSPDGLAQAFTIGESFLDGGPAALVLGDNLFHGYGLTGKLRDAATLERGARIFAYRVHDPERYGVVHFGEDGVATSLEEKPRHPTSRYAVTGLYFYDADVVDVAKTLTPSPRGELEITDLNRHYLRRGDLHVETLGRGTAWLDTGTPDALLQAATFVQTLEARQGIQIAAPEEVAWRNGWIDDAALARLAERYGSSAYGAYLNGLARTDPRRS
- a CDS encoding O-antigen ligase family protein, giving the protein MSRAASLRPVAAGPLVVGLAACSAVALALIGWVHDEPGSSAWYAATVGLAMVSWRAGRTRVARTALPRLLPAWTTALALATIGTAFVAAATGAPPQRTDVGTGHPNLLAASLAVAGVASLALRAPRVPYAPRTRRAAVSAVAVDVSVAVLVVGALVLTGSRTGVAAFLIGSGLIAWWRRDATVVRRSLVAGALIVAAAWGGLHLVLHQERTARNLLHQSGDVTRTPWRTSPDAAVRFTPGDGERDGVPDDATRISGRLADDRLVLLHGRLGRSEAGAAYVASVYVRADAPTRVDLTTNLSRVSCAVETTWSRCVTPPGIGDGTTYVQFRMLAPHTTSRIDLRVAAPQLERGSNASAYVPKGATLLPRPLLERFTVGALLAGDPRRVAVARIALAQGRGSPWVGVGRDGVRRALATAEGAVDVTHLTHAHNLLLERFAAEGALGLVAWALLLVPPTVAAARRHPSSTLALIATLATLNTIDLTFFYTGSFVPTFAALGALSLGRARPTVDDPSAP